One Vitis vinifera cultivar Pinot Noir 40024 chromosome 15, ASM3070453v1 genomic window, ctcggtagaggtatatattgatgatatcgtagtcaaaagcaaaactcgagagTAGCATATCCTTCATttgcaagaagtttttcacctcttacgaaagtatggcatgaagctaaatccttcgaaatgcgcctttggcataagtgctggcaaatttctaggatttatggtcagccaaaggggcatagaagtcagcccggatcaagtcaaggcagtcatggaaacaccccctcccaggaacaagaaggagttacaacgcctcacaggcaagctcgttacGTTAGGGCGTttcatagcccgcttcactgatgagttgcgacccttcttcttggcaatacgaaaagctggagcgCACGGGTGGATGGACAGTTGCCAAAGCGCTTTGGAAAGGATTAAACATTGTCTTATGcaaccacccatcttgagcagccccatcccaaaggagaaattgtacatgtatctggcggtatcagaatgggcaatcagtgCCGTTCTATTACGCtgcccctcacccaaggagcagaagcctatctactatgtcagcagggcattggcagacgtagaaaccagatattcaaaaatggagctaacagccttagcccttCAAAGCGCTGCCCAAAAGCTCCGgccctattttcaagcccacccgGTGATCGTGTTAACCGATCAACCCCTTCGCAATATTCtgcacaagccagatttaatcgggagaatgctacaatgggccattGAATTAAGCgagtttggaatcgaattccaaccaaGGTTGTCTATGAAAGGCCAggtaatggctgacttcgtgctagaatattCCCGAAGACCCAGCCAACATGACGaatcaagtaaaaaagaatggtggactctgcgagttgacggagcctcacgctcatcaggctctggagtcGGGCTCCTATtgcagtccccaactggggaacatttggaataagccatccggctgggattctctgcctctaacaatgaagcagaatatgaagccatcttgtccggattggacctcgcccttgctctatccgtctccaaactccggatctaTAGTGACTCACAACTCGTGGTAAAACATGTCCAAgaggaatatgaggctaaagacgcacgcatggcgcgatacttagcTAAAGTAAGAGACACCTTGCAGCAATTCACCGAATGGGCAATCGAAAAAATCAGGAGAGCTGACAACAGGCGCGCTGACGCATTGGCCGGCATAGTTGcctccctccccatcaaagaagccattctattgccCATACATGTGCAACCCAACCCCTCTGTCGCAGAAATTTCCACATGCAGTACCATTGAGACAAACCAAGCGGATGGCCAAGAATGGACGTATGACATCACAGAATATATCTGGACCAGCACTCTACCCGGAGATCTCAAACAAGCACACAAagtccgggtgcaagctgcccgtttcaccctgattggggggcacctgtacaagcgatccttcacaggacctTACCTTCGATGCCTAGGGCAgtcagaggcccagtatgtgttagctgagttacacaagggaatatgcggaaatcattcGGGAGGACGATCTCTGGCACATAGAACTCATTcgcaaggatactattggccaacaatgaagaaagacgcggcagcatatgtcaaaagatgtgataaatgtcaaaggtatgctcccattccacatatgccatcaACAACGTTAAAATCAATCTCAGGCCCATGGCCCTTCGCACAATGGGgtatggacatagtgggacctctCCCAACTGCacctgcccaaaagaaatttttgtttgTTGCCACGGATTATTTCAgtaagtgggtggaagctgaagcatatgctagcatcaaggacaaggatgtcaccaagtttgtatggaaaaatattatctgTCGTTTTGGAATCCCCCAAACCATCATAgccgacaatggtccacaatttgatagcattgcattcaggaatttctgttcggagctGAACATCCGGAACTCATACTCCACACCACGATATCCTCAGAGCAAtgggcaagcagaagccacaaacaagaccctaatcactgccttaaagaaaaggcttgaacaagccaaaggaaaatgggtcGAGGAGCTGcccggcgtcctatgggcctaCCAAACTACACCCAGACGGccaacaggaaatactccttTCGCTCtcgcatatggaatggatgcagtcattcctacCGAAATAGGTCTCCCTACTATCTGGACTGATGTAGCAAAACAAAGTAATGCAAACATggaattaggaagaaatttggattggaCGGATGAAGTGAGGGAAAGTGCaaccatccggatggcagattatcaacaaagggcatcagcacattacaatcgcaaagtaaggtcaagaagcttcaaaaatggtacgctagtccttagaaaagtttttgaaaatactactGAAGTGGGTGCAGGGAAATTTTAAGCcaactgggaaggaccctatatagtgtctaaggcaagtGACAATGGAGCCTATCATCTACAAAAATTGGACGGAACTCCATTACTTAGACCATGGAATGTATCTAATTTAAAACAGTATTATCAATGAAAAAGCAAAGACTAGTGCAAATGGAAAAAGAACTGTTTTATTGATGTATATAAATGTATGTACAAAGAGGTCTCCGGACCgtagaaaatacaaaaagaggaTTACAGCAAGAAATTGCAAAAAGACAAAAGCCATCAGGGAGCAGCCTTAAAGTTTCTtctcttcacccggaggaataGAAGGGACGTCCCGCTTTATGCCATTCTTCTTCATACAACAGCGATAGCCGAAGATGAAggtatcatccacttgtttttgGTAGTCCGCTTCCAGTTCCTCCCTCTCtgcagcaaactcccgttctaGCTCTTCTTTTTGTGCTGTTAAGCGCAGCTGCAaatcttctttttgcttcttttcAATAGAAGCTTTTGTCCGGAGTTGCCTCACTTTCCCCCGCAGCCGGGCTATCTCATCCTCTGCCTCATGCAGGCGGGCGATCGATGATTCCTCCCGGCCCTTAGCCTCAGCCAAATCCACCCGGAGGGCTTCATTGTCTTCTCGAGCGGTGGATACGCTGGCTTCGGCCTCCCCCAGTCTCAGGCGCAACTGATCTTCAGTATCTTTGTGCCGAGCGGCGAAGGCCTTCATATAATCAGTGGTCCGCAGCAGGTCAGTGAAAAGGTCGTATTGATTGGCCATACCACGGAGACCACTCACCAGCTGCAGACAAACAGACAAACAAGGAAAAGCAAAGTTATAAATCACACCACAAACACATATcagaatgagaaaaataaaaaaagcacaAAAGCAGGTTACCGTTTCCACCATCTCGAACATCTTGGCTGAAGGCATCACATTGGGCAAACCGGGTGGAATCTGTTTCAGCttctcttccaactccgcgtagctgaaaggACTAGCGGAGCTGCAAGCAGCATCATTAACAAGATCCCCGCCTGCTGAGGTAACAGAAGGAGACTCTTGTTCCGGATTCAGGGCCTCAACATTTACGACCGGATGGGTCTCCCCGGGTGCAACCTCAGCCGGGACCATCACAGGGACGGCTGGAGGCTCAGTCGCCATCTCCACTTCGCCCCCCTCCGGATGAGCGTCGTGGGCGGACGAACAACTGACCTCGATTTCTTGCTGACGATCTTGAAGCCGCCCGAGGAGTCCGGACCTCAGATTGTGCGCTGAGCGAGGCCTCTTTGAAGGTGGCCCCTTCACCAAAACAAGAGCCAGCCGATCCAAATCGTCAGAGGGCTGACTTTGACTTTCTGCCCCAGCTTCCTCCATTGGGTCCGCGCAAACAGCTTCAACTGCATCAGCATCCGGAGTAGGTAAGTCCGGATGGTTGATGgacgcagcttcctcagccaagTTTGCCGGACGGGCAACCGCTGCCAAAGGGGTACTTGAGTGGTTTAGTCCCGCGATGTGTCTGGATCCGCTTGAGACAGAGTGAGGAGCAGGGTTCACTGGCTCCTCTATTATTACCTCCGCCTCATGAATAATTGGCGGAGGAGTAAATTCTCTGGGAGGGGTGAGCTCCTTCACCCCCTTCCCATTCTTCACCAGCTTCTTCTTTTTCGCTGAAGCTTTATTTGGAGGAGAGTCTACGCCGCgtttctgtccgggagccttctGAAGGGTCCCatcgtttttcttcttctcccgaTTGTCAGGAGAACCCGGCGTTTTTCAGCGTCAGCCTCTTTTGACGCCTGGTAAATCGGGAGATCCTTCACAATATAATGCTCCCCAAGCACCACCTCCTTTGGCATCTTCCTGGGGAGAATGTTGATGACGTACTCttggggctcccggacgacAGTCATTAGGTTCCGCGCAGTCAGCAGCGTCTTGCACTGCCTCTCCTTGGCGTCTATCTCAAACAATTTGCTGAGACAGGCAAAAGACGCATTTTCCACCCAATCTACGAGGTGGCCCCTTTTTTCCGCACCTGCATTAACAACAACAAA contains:
- the LOC109123993 gene encoding uncharacterized protein LOC109123993 codes for the protein MEEAGAESQSQPSDDLDRLALVLVKGPPSKRPRSAHNLRSGLLGRLQDRQQEIEVSCSSAHDAHPEGGEVEMATEPPAVPVMVPAEVAPGETHPVVNVEALNPEQESPSVTSAGGDLVNDAACSSASPFSYAELEEKLKQIPPGLPNVMPSAKMFEMVETLVSGLRGMANQYDLFTDLLRTTDYMKAFAARHKDTEDQLRLRLGEAEASVSTAREDNEALRVDLAEAKGREESSIARLHEAEDEIARLRGKVRQLRTKASIEKKQKEDLQLRLTAQKEELEREFAAEREELEADYQKQVDDTFIFGYRCCMKKNGIKRDVPSIPPGEEKKL